The following coding sequences are from one Odocoileus virginianus isolate 20LAN1187 ecotype Illinois chromosome 7, Ovbor_1.2, whole genome shotgun sequence window:
- the FAM241B gene encoding protein FAM241B — translation MVRILANGEIVQDDDPRVRNTTQPRSSTPRQSFLNRGHGASLGGPGPRQQQAGARLGAAQSPFNDLNRQLLNMGFPQWHLGNHAVEPVTSILLLFLLMMLGVRGLLLVGLIYLVSHLSQR, via the exons ATGGTTCGGATCTTGGCCAATGGGGAAATTGTGCAGGATGATGACCCCCGCGTGAGGAATACTACCCAGCCACGCAGTAGCACTCCTCGACAG AGCTTTCTCAATAGGGGCCACGGTGCCTCCCTGGGGGGTCCCGGCCCCCGCCAGCAGCAGGCAGGTGCCAGGCTGGGTGCCGCTCAGTCCCCCTTCAATGACCTCAACCGGCAGCTGCTCAACATGGGCTTCCCACAGTGGCATCTGGGCAACCACGCCGTGGAGCCGGTGACCTCCATCCTGCTCCTCTTCCTGCTCATGATGCTCGGCGTGCGCGGACTCCTGCTGGTGGGCCTCATCTACCTGGTGTCCCACCTGAGTCAGCGGTGA